From the genome of Etheostoma cragini isolate CJK2018 chromosome 23, CSU_Ecrag_1.0, whole genome shotgun sequence:
ATCATTCAGCTCACAATAAAGTTGTCTATGAATTTTAAAGTCTTTGCGTCATGAATGAAGATTTCCTGGCTCAATTTTCCTTTCTTGTATGAAtttgttgaggaaaaaaaacccaTCTGCATTACTCTGGTTCTAGTGCTGTATTATAACAAATGTGTCCACCAGATGGGGCCATCAGCAAGGTATTAAAAACTTAGgtatttcacatttaaacacattttacccTAAGAAAGGGGAAATTTACTTTTGTTTGGCAAAAATGataatttactttttcttcttccgttttgttcctttcttctttttcttctttttatttgaatttggcCACCCAAAGCCCCTGAACACCAGACAATCCACTGCATTGTGAGAAATGTAGTAGAGGTTCTCCATGGCTGCTGGGCTGAGGATGTCCACCTCTGTCTTAGGGGGTTTGGCACAAGAGGACGTCTTTTGGGGTGCTTTTGGACCCCCACTCTTCTTGGCGGGGCTAGAACTGTGGGACTTTGATTTCCTGGATTTGGTGGGCTTTGAAGAAAATACAAGTGGTTTAGTCATTTTAGGTGTGATTCTTTTACTTTGACTATATTAAATAGTG
Proteins encoded in this window:
- the LOC117938778 gene encoding small lysine-rich protein 1 isoform X2, which encodes MPTKSRKSKSHSSSPAKKSGGPKAPQKTSSCAKPPKTEVDILSPAAMENLYYISHNAVDCLVFRGFGWPNSNKKKKKKKGTKRKKKK
- the LOC117938778 gene encoding small lysine-rich protein 1 isoform X1 — its product is MTKPLVFSSKPTKSRKSKSHSSSPAKKSGGPKAPQKTSSCAKPPKTEVDILSPAAMENLYYISHNAVDCLVFRGFGWPNSNKKKKKKKGTKRKKKK